The following is a genomic window from Clostridium fungisolvens.
ATATATCGGAAGCTTGTATAAAAGGAAACGTTAAAGCTATAGAAGTAACGTATACCAATAAATTTGCTAATGATATCATAAAAGAGTTATCGGATAAGTATGAAAATGATGATGAAGTAGTAGTAGGTGCTGGAACGGTTTTAGATCCAGAAACAGCTAGACTTGCAATTTTATCAGGAGCAAAATACATTGTGTCTCCATCCTTTAGTGAAGAAACAGCAAGACTTTGCAACAGATATAAGGTACCATATATACCAGGAGTTATGACAATAAATGAAATAGTTAAAGCTCATGAAATTGGTGTGGATGTAGTAAAGGTATTCCCTGGTAATGCCTTTGGACCATCATATATAGGCGCTATAAAAGGACCACTTCCATATGCAAACATCATGGTAACTGGTGGAGTAAATTTAGAAAACATAGATGTATGGAAGAAAGCCGGTGTTGATTTAGTTGGTATCGGTGGAGAGTTAAACAAGCTTGGTGAAGACGGTAAGTTTGATGAAATAACAGAGCTTTGCAGTAGATATGTTGAAAAGTTTAATGAGGTGAGAGGGTAGTCTTATGAGAGTAGCTGGTTTTGGAGAGATAATGCTGAGATTATCTACAAATAAGGGTATGATGATTACAAATTCTAGTTCCTTCAATGCTCATTACGGTGGAGGAGAAGCAAATGTACTAATTTCACTTTCTAAACTTGGTGTAGATTCAAGATATATATCTAAAGTTTCAGATGATTCTATAGGTGATGCTATCATAAATTATCTAAATAGTCATAGAGTTGAAACGAATTTTGTTTCTAAGGGAAAAGATAGAACAGGTATATATTTTTTAGAAGTAGGAAGTGGAAACAGAAGCTCAAAGGTTATATATGATCGTAGTAATTCAGCTTTTAGTAATATAAAGTTTGGAGAAATAGATATTAAAGCAGCATTAAAAGATGTGGATGTATTTCATTTTTCAGGGATAACCTTAGCTCTTTCAGAAGAAATAAGAAAGTTAACCATGGAAATACTAAAACACTGCAAGGAAAATAATATATTAGTAAGCTATGATTCTAATTATAGGGCTAAGCTTTGGAGTTTAGAAGAAGCTAGTAAAGCAACCTTTGAGGTATTGCCTTATGTAAATATATTGTCTGCTGGAATATTAGATGCAGAAAATATTTTGAAAATGAACTGTGAATACAAAGATAAATATGAAAAATTAAAGTACTACTATGATGAAATAACTGAGAGATATACAAATATAAAACATATCTTCTCTTCAGTTAGAGAAATGAAGTCGGTGTCAGTTAATACATTACAATGCAATTACTATACTAATAAAATGCTTAATTCATCAAAAGTGTATTCTATAGATGATATAGTAGATAGAGTTGGTGGTGGAGATGCATTAACTGCTGGTATGCTTTACTGCATATTAAATAATAAAACACCAGAGTATACAGCAGAATTTGCTACCTGTGCTTCAGTTTTGAAACATAGCATACATGGTGATGCCAATCTGGTCTCAAGGATAGATATAGAAGGATTAATGGACAAGGGAATAAGTAGAATAGATCGTTAGTTAATTTAGTGGAGGTAAGAATGAGATTTAACATTCTTACATCAATTTTTAAGTTATACATGCAAAATAATTATAATAAACCATCATGATTTGTCAATTATGATGGTTTATTTTTTTATTTATATACTGATATTTTTAAACAAATGGATTTATCATATTATAATAAGTAACGCTAAGTAATAACAAATAATAATGAATTGATAAATATATAGAGTTATATTAGTAAAGAAAACGATTAATAATCACTGTAAAGTAAATTCTTTAGAAAAGTATTATTGACTATTATATTGTAATGATATAAAATAAAATCAAACAATAACAAATAATAATAAATGATAATAGATTAATAACTAGTTGGAGAAATAATTTTAAGACAGTGTGGTTAACTATGTTTTTACCAAAAGATCAGTGAGAGGGGGACTTACTACTATGATAAAAACAACCGTGTGTGAAATCGAACATTATGCAGTTCATGATGGCCCAGGAATTAGAACTGTTGTGTTTTTAAAAGGATGTCCACTGAAATGCTTGTGGTGCAGCAATCCTGAGACTCAAAGAAGAGAAAATGAACTTTACTATAATAATTCAACTTGTGCTTTGTGTAAAAAATGTATACATGCCTGTGAATATAATGCTTTAAGTTCTAATGATCAAGGCATAGTAATTGATAGGAATAAATGTATAGCTTGTGGAAAGTGTACAGATGCGTGTCCTACAAATTCTCTTAGACTTGTGGGGAAAAACATGGAAGTAGAA
Proteins encoded in this region:
- a CDS encoding bifunctional 4-hydroxy-2-oxoglutarate aldolase/2-dehydro-3-deoxy-phosphogluconate aldolase, giving the protein MIKIKVLKALEKCGVVAVVRGNTKEVGVNISEACIKGNVKAIEVTYTNKFANDIIKELSDKYENDDEVVVGAGTVLDPETARLAILSGAKYIVSPSFSEETARLCNRYKVPYIPGVMTINEIVKAHEIGVDVVKVFPGNAFGPSYIGAIKGPLPYANIMVTGGVNLENIDVWKKAGVDLVGIGGELNKLGEDGKFDEITELCSRYVEKFNEVRG
- a CDS encoding sugar kinase, whose protein sequence is MRVAGFGEIMLRLSTNKGMMITNSSSFNAHYGGGEANVLISLSKLGVDSRYISKVSDDSIGDAIINYLNSHRVETNFVSKGKDRTGIYFLEVGSGNRSSKVIYDRSNSAFSNIKFGEIDIKAALKDVDVFHFSGITLALSEEIRKLTMEILKHCKENNILVSYDSNYRAKLWSLEEASKATFEVLPYVNILSAGILDAENILKMNCEYKDKYEKLKYYYDEITERYTNIKHIFSSVREMKSVSVNTLQCNYYTNKMLNSSKVYSIDDIVDRVGGGDALTAGMLYCILNNKTPEYTAEFATCASVLKHSIHGDANLVSRIDIEGLMDKGISRIDR